In Caminicella sporogenes DSM 14501, a genomic segment contains:
- the bioD gene encoding dethiobiotin synthase, giving the protein MAKGLFVIGTDTDVGKTFITAGIVYILRKNNYNAVSFKPVQSGGIICNSKLVSGDIEFIKRVAGLKEEYCSMNSYCLKEAVSPHIAAERENINIDVYRIIDDYQKLKDKYDFIIVEGAGGVIVPLIRNKYYIYDLIKDLNIPVVIVARAGVGTINHTVLTVNYIKSLGINVKGIIINNYSGNFYEDDNIEVIKKITKVDVVGVVNKLDLKGNEDDISKIRQEFEKSLKIQDILNMF; this is encoded by the coding sequence TTGGCAAAAGGGCTATTTGTCATAGGGACAGATACAGACGTGGGCAAGACATTTATTACGGCTGGAATTGTTTATATTTTAAGAAAAAATAATTATAATGCAGTAAGTTTTAAACCTGTACAAAGTGGTGGAATAATATGTAATTCAAAATTAGTATCAGGTGATATTGAATTTATAAAAAGAGTAGCGGGATTAAAAGAAGAATATTGTAGTATGAATTCTTATTGTCTAAAAGAGGCAGTATCACCTCACATAGCAGCTGAAAGAGAAAATATTAATATAGATGTATATAGAATAATTGACGATTATCAAAAATTAAAAGATAAGTATGACTTTATTATTGTAGAAGGGGCTGGAGGAGTTATTGTTCCTCTTATTCGAAATAAATATTATATTTATGATTTAATAAAGGATTTAAATATACCTGTTGTTATAGTAGCAAGAGCAGGAGTTGGTACAATTAATCATACTGTTTTGACAGTAAATTATATTAAGAGTTTAGGAATAAATGTAAAAGGGATAATTATTAACAATTATAGTGGGAATTTTTATGAGGATGACAATATTGAAGTAATTAAGAAAATAACAAAAGTAGATGTAGTTGGTGTAGTGAATAAATTAGATTTAAAAGGAAATGAAGACGATATTTCAAAGATAAGGCAGGAATTTGAAAAGAGTTTAAAAATACAAGATATTTTAAATATGTTTTAA